GAATTTTCAATGCATACCCTTGGCGAAGCTTGTGATGATCTGCAAGGCTTGCAGCCTGACGTTGTCTTCGTCTGACAGGGGCCGCTGTCCCATTGACTGTGGCCTAGCATCCTTGGTTGTAGCATTCGCCTTGGTGGCAGATCGAGCCGACGTCAGCGTCCTGACGACGGGCTCCAGCACGCCCTGGCTGACCCatgtctccttcttctggTGGTGCCCAACTATCTCGTTTTTGAGAGCCCGTAGCGCTGCCGACTGCTCGGGGCACGTTTTGGCGTTGCGCAGCTGAGTCAAGATCGGGGAGGTTTGGGGGCGcgccatggagatgggagTGCCGGATACGCAAACGGTACTTGGTGTTGGTGGGATGTAGCGGAGAAAGCCGAGGGAAGCGTGCTGGGATCTTGCCCTGTCGATTAATGGGATCGAGCCAAGATTGCCTGCAGATTTATATGCTCAGAGCTCCGCATCAATATTCACAACAGAGAGCAACGACGAGGCAATCGATTGTAAGGGGAGGGACTCAGAAAAGCTCCGACAAATGCGGCTGACGGAGCTGCGCAGCCTCGTGAGGCAGAGgaacagcagctgaagcgaAACCGGGATTAAGCAAAGGCGTAGCAATGGTGCGCCCGATTGAAGAATTAATTGGAGAGTCTGAGGAGCagaaggagaggatggagataGCAATAGAGACACAGATGCGTAAACAAGCTTGCGATATCAATTCATGGATTAAGTCAAAGTAAATGGACGGGCTTGGTGTCTTGCAGTCTGACGAGATGTCACGCCAAAGCAAGTCCGACGCCGTGGCACGTGCACGTTATCTTATCGGATGTACCAATGCTTTGTACTCCATACTGCATTCAGTATCACGAGCCACggcattttttttttttggaacTGCCTACAGGTATTCAGCACCCCAACTTTGCAATTCGCCATAGCTATAGTAACAGATACTGCCTAGAAAcgtagctatagtagcatATTGAAAGAATCAGGTATTTGTTACTTATGTAAATACTTATAGTAGTAAATGAACGGCTTTCTTTCGCATCCGGATTCGATAATGCCCAAACTCCACGCACACTGGTATAGATGTGACTATGTAAAGTGCATACAGCCAAAGAAACAGATGGTATTCTCATTCAATTTTTCAGGTAAAGAATCTCCAATTCTtacaaagatgaaggagagcaCACTCTTAAAATATTCTCGACAGATAATGGCTAGAACATTACAGCTCATTTAAAATACTTTGGCTGGCCCTTTGACTCTTGCTGACCACTCGTGACCAACAGCAGATTTCCTCTTATAACAAAGCAACCCCGCCTGGTAAAAGCTGCGTCTTTAACGTCTCCACAAAAAGACGAGAACGGCATCGATGGTGACCAATTAGTGGATATGAAGAAAGCGGAGGGCGAAGCGTGAAAAGTCGAAGGAAATTTTCTAGAAAGATTTGGTCTGATGGGGCATTTCGTTGGACGCAATAGAATTTGCCATCTATCAGCCCGCTGTGGATTGATCACCTTCGGAGCGTTATCCGATATTGTCAAGCGCTCGTGGTCACTGACTAAGGTGTCAAGATCCGTGGAGTCGTTTTATATGCACCGTGGCCAGCCGCTCAGTTGAATCTGTAGTCTTCCGTAAAATAAATTACGCCGCAGCAAGGAACAAGTTACGTCATTTCGGCCATAAGTGACATGGCAGTGACCCAAAACCTTTGTCGAGGTAGTAGTACAAGCATCTGTTCAAGTACCTCCGTGAGTTATCGACACTCGTCCCGAATGCTTCATTGTCAAGAGCTCCTATACATGAGACATGAAAGCCACCACAGAGCATCTCTCGTCCAGCCAACTAACATGAACTCTATTAACGACCAATCCTACCTCCAGCCTCGCAGATATTCTGTGTGCGGCCCGTCAGCCTCCCCTAAGCCTAGGCGGAAAATCACTGGTAGGCCAGAGCCTGATTGGGCAAGACACCAAAGCAGGACAAGGACCCCGGATCATCCGCTCCGATAGCCGGCATCACGGTCCGAGTTTTTGTCCTCTTGACGCATTTCGTGCTCACACATATGCAGATTTTTGTGCGAGATATTCCGCTTTTCGCCTTTTGACGCCAGCCCCCATCGTTAGCGGTTTGGGGGTTGAAAATGATGTGCTTCAATCTCCGTAGTGGCGCCGCAGGATTTTGCATAGCAGCGGCAAAGTAGCGGTGCTGCTCCGAAAGATACTATCTCAATCACACTTCTTGTACCCCGTACCTCACGATAGTGGCATCCATTGTTCCCCATCCAAGTGCTGCTTCCAACGCCGTATCCAGCACACCACTAGCCACAACAAGTCTGTAGTCTAGCAATAGGGCAAAGAGCTTTCCCCCCTGCTAGTACTGTAATACGTGCTACTTACCACAAATCAGAAATGAAAACTCCGGCTGATGTTAGACATGTCTGAAATGAGTGCCAGTCTTGGTCGCGGGCCAAGGCGGCTAGCGAATCACCGGGCTTCGTCTCGCCACGAGCTCACAACAACGGATGCTCATTGAACCACGCCTGCATCAGGCATACGACAACTCATCAACTCGGTGTCCGTTTCATCATATGTTTGCTTTGCCGGCGCAGTCTGGGGTTCAGTCTGGGGTATTGTGATCAGATGTACTCCGTAACGGAGCTTTACGTGCAAGCAGCCATCGTGATGGAGTCCAAGTCCACTTGTGATGAAACGGAGCGCCTTCCGACCAAGTGGACTTTGACCAAGCGGGACGGGACAAGAGTCAGGTCAAAGAGACGGTCAAGAAGAGGCTTTCTTTTTGCGTATTGTACGATTAATATTTCATACATACATCTGGTTTGTAACTGCAACTAACACCTAGACCCTGACTTTTTACTGCCACGAGTTTACTTATACCAAATGCTGTAGCCCTCTGTTTTCAGGGCCTTGTCGATCACTATCAGAACAACAGCCCAAGGCGAGAAAACGCCATTTCCGGAACGCAACTGAGTGTCCtctggttttttttttttcgcacCCCGCCCCACTTGGAGCCGGaggtacttgtacctgtGAGGGTCTTGGCCCCCGATACGCAAGATGCTACTGGCAATGGTTCAGTTGTGCGGACAATGACCGATTAGGTCAATACCTTCGTGGTATTGCATGATCCATCTTGGCTTACTTTATTTAGCTTTGGGACTTGTAAatagcaagaaaaaaaagagggacaTTGTTGGCAAcgtttttctctctcgctgcctcatcttctcctcgttCCAACTCAAACACTGACTGATGAGCCACTTACCTGCCATGTCTCTGTAAGCCAGCCACGGAAGAGTGGCGCTTGTACCTGGACTTTGACCAACCACTGCTGCGATTGTCAGGTACAAGGAGTCCCGCCAAGGCGCTGCGCAGAGTGCAGGTTCCTGATGATGGGGATCCGTCTCACTGCTGCTCAACCTGCTGTACAAGTACCAACGGACACACTGCGACGTTGAAGAGGCAATACCTCGCAGCCAAGTACCACCACTTACAGCAGTTTTCTGCCAGCTGTTTACTTggatttttctcttttccctgAATCGCTACCACGAGCACCATCCGCGGTTGCTTGGCAGTCAAGCCAGCCTCATTCATATTCGAGGCGAACTGCGAAGAGAAAGTAAAAaggcaacagcagcagcatacATCAACCAATCAGCCCTTCACCAGACGGATTGACTGACCGACGACTCTGCATTCATCCCATCTCTGACACTCTCACCTTTTCCCCCAACCCACCAAGTACCGATACCTCCACGCAACATAAACGCCGCTAACCCCCCTCCGTCTCCTCGCGTCCGTCCCGCCGATTGAATCCTTGGTCTGTCTGGCTGACCATTTTAGACCTTGTGGCTCTGATAAACGTGGTTTGCCGGTCCTCGGTGAGCATTTCGGGTTCGCTCCAaagcaaggacaagatcTGGTTGTTCCACGTTTTTCGAGATACTGTCTCACTGCATCGCCAGAAGGTAGCGCCTACCGCCGGCTGTTCCGATTTGGGACGGCTGATGGACATTTGATAACCGGCcggcgtcttttttcttcttgtcctgtcctgtcctttCCATCGCCCCTCGCAAACTTGAGCAATTGGCTTGTCCGGTCTCGCCTCCTCCACGCTCGCGAAGAGGCAAAATATAAGACGGCAATAAAGAACAACAAAACAGACATACCGATCCAAGCAAGGAAACCCAACGCTTGCGCTCCGATGATGCGCCGAAGGAGACCATGTTGAAGACATCCCCCattctctccccctccagcGCCTCTCCCTCCAGCTTCCGAAATGCCTCGAGATCCTCTCAAGATTCTGGCTCCTCTCATCCCTCGCAAGTGCCAGCTATAAGCCCCAAGCCGGCGTATCTGCGCCGGCGCCTCTCGTCGCAGTCGGTGGCAGTTTCAgtctcggcctcgtcgtcggcccTGTCTCCTGGCCACTCTCGCCATACCGATGCTTCGAACAGCGATCTTCGATCTCCCTCTCGggcttcctcgtcctcgtccccGTCCCCCTCAGCGCTGCCTACGACGACGACCACTAAGGTGATCgtgacgacgacgaccaaCATGGGCCTCAACGACGATTCGCATACCAGCAGGCCTTCGCCCGCCCAGGCTCAGCTCTACAATGCCCTGTCACCGAACAAGCGTCGACTCACCACTGCTTCAGTCACTCCGGAAGCTTCTTCGACGCCCCCGGCAGTGGCTTCgagctcctccgccgcccCTCAGGCCCCTCCGCCGACCGCTTCTCCCCAGACTTCGAAACGAGCCAGGCCCGAAGAACGACCTCCCATTATCTTGCCCCAGAAATACGAATTCTGTCCAGTAGAGCACCTGGTCGAGCTGATCGCACACATGTTGGGAGAGTTGATTGCCACCAATGACGCCATTCGCATATCAAGCGGTGGTCTGACGCGGTTTCACTCTAGGTAAGCTTGCATGCCTCACTCTTTTAGGGGTCTTCTTATTCGTCCGTGCGTGTCTAACTCGGTATTCACCTGCAGAACCCCCCCTGGCATCTCGGTCAGAGACTATCTCCATCGCCTTGCTCGACATGCCACCCTCACACCACCCCTCCTTCTGGCAATGGTCTATTATATTGACCGACTCTGCGCCATGTACCAAGAATTCACCATAAACACACTCACCGTCCACCGATTCCTCATTACCGCTGCCACGGTTGCCGCCAAGGGCCTGTCCGACTCCTTTTGGAACAATACCACCTACGCACGGGTCGGCGGAGTGCGTGTGGCTGAGCTGAGGCTCCTCGAGCTCGAGTTTCTCTACAGAGTCGACTGGAGAATTGTGCCGAACCCGGAAATCCTTGTGGCTTACTATCAAGGTCTTGTGCAGAGAGCCCCCGGGTACGAGCTCGAATCAGATGGGTCGACCGAgaacgaggacgatgagattgacgacgacgataatgaggaagatgttgcGCAGTAGTAGGCACTGAAGGGGCCGTTGGACGGAGACTTCCTACGCCACCCCCTCAAGAGCCAGGCCGATGCTGAGAGGCGGCCTCTTACATCAATGATACCCATCTTTTACTCCCACAGCACCTTTTCTTCGTGTTGgcatattcttcttttcgtcaGCCGTCATCTCATATTGGTCTTTTTTTGCCTAATACCAAGCATCTCAGATCGCCATCTCCCTACTACTACATGCTTGTCTTGCAGGTCAACCGCCCCCTGGAAAGCAATCTGCTGCTCTATTTATCATACGTTTTGCTCGCATACTCACGCGCACTCGGATACATCATTCGGATCATGGAAGGGGGAAAACATTGGGGAGAGGGGGCACCTGGCGTTATTTCTTATAGGTCTCGCGAACGGAGTAtgattgttttttttttcggcaTTTCCTTTGTTACACTTTGCATATGTTGGATAGGAGGGCGGGCTGGCTTGGTGGATTTAGGATGAGGATAATGCATGCTCATGTATATAAATGAATCAAATATTTAGGTTACCATCTGACCTTGTGCTCGATACAAGCAATACTGGACTGTGACTCTGCACCAACTCGCAAGAAGCTTTGATATATGTAATCATAATAAAAGAGTGTTTATTCAGCGGCTATGAAGTCAGATACTAAAGCCTTGGTTATGTTAACACATCTCATCTGTACATGGGCAAGATGGGTCCATATATACCAAGACCTGCTCTTAGGCTATTGTTATTTACATATAGTAAAAGCCCTGTCTTGGCAGTTCCAATAGCTATCTGTAACataatatatatagtatatataaaaaggCTTCTATTAAATAGCATTATCCTGAGAGTAGGTCCTGTTGTACATGGGCCCATCCTGCCCATGTACAGATGGGACACATCGACACATCCAGGGCCTTAGGATTTGACTTCTAGGCTGCTTCAATTAGCAACTACTACTATTTCTCTAAACTACTTACCTAGGACTTTAGTAACAGGTCAAATCCACATAGAACATGACGGACCTTAGTATTCTGAAATGGGGAAACGATCATTTGTAGAGGGTGGCTGTAGCATTTTGAACTCGTTGAGGAGCAAGCTCATAAAATGAGTAAGTCTCGTTGATGTCTGTTTTTCtagagagagacaagggtTGCGTGTCGAACGGGAGAGGCGAACTTGCCAATAAGTTTCAGAAGACTATGGGATGAAGGCAGGCTTTTCGAGTCGAATTGATCGTGTAATACGTAGCGTGTTCTTTATTGTCGACGTAAACTAGCGTTATCTTCGGAATGAACTTGAAAGTAGCAATGCTGGGAAGCACTCTAATACCCAAGTGTGAGAGGGAAGAGTAGGGAGCACATTAGAACAGGCACCCGAGCATTTTACAGTCAAAATATCTGGAGGCTACACAGATTAATCACGAGTCAACACGCCGTTCAGTGCTGCCTAAAGCTGTCGCCAAGTTTTTTGTTGTAAAACTGGTACCCGTGATACAAGGTTTCACGGTCTTTGTTCATGCCCCTCCCTGAGATGTAAGTTGCCTAGAGAATTCACAAATCAGCACGCCTTTGAACGTCACCTGCAGCATTTCTTTGCCACTGTGTTATTTTTGGTGCAGAACTGCAacattttctttgttcagaAAGTGTCCTGGGCTTGGAATCGATGACACAAGACCTCAAGGTTCTCATAGACCATCCCTTTGTTCACGCACCCCATGTTATATGTGTTCATTGTCTTGTGTTCATTACTCGCTCCTGAATTACTGTATATAAATTCCACTTCCTCCCAGTTTGTTTCTTGAAAGACCTTGACAACTTCCCCAACAAACTCTCATTACCCAGAGTTGTCCACGACACGACGATTGTTGTGCTATAAGACATATTTATAAGGAGCACAAGTCTAGCAATCTTTGCACTGAAGAAAACTCTCTGAAAGTCAAACAACCTAAGAGAGACGGTCGATCAACTTTGAAACGTTGAGTGCCCAGCATGGAGCATGAACCAAGTGCCCAAGGCGCTACGACCAGCGACAACCGACTTCACTCAACTAGGTCTGCGGGTGAATATCTCGTGTGTTCCCACGGAAGCGCAATTATGTTCCACGTGGCCACTTCTTTAGCCAATTCTGAGCCCACTGAGCAAACCAAAAAGTATTCACATGAATTTATGGGCGGCGTAACTGACTACGAAACCTGGCTTATATTCGCGTGCGTATTCGACTTGATGTACTGGAATACAATCGGTCACCTTTTCAGACAACCCCGATGGGCGGACCAATATTTGCCTGCAGTCGTATGGTCAACAGCCATCGCTGTTTTCCTGTGGGCAAATTTCATTGAAGGGGACCTCATTAAGATCCTTCAGAGTTTTCATTTCGTCATCATTGTTTGCGCTTCAATCTGTTTCGTTATTGATAAATGTATAAACTACCTAACATCCAGGTGGCCTTCGTCAACTTTTAGACGAGCACCGAAACTGCATGTATAGGTATGTCTTTTGCTCATCGTTTAAGTACCATTACTTTCGTCTTGGAATCATTAACCAACTCAACAGGCGCACTGAGACGTGGCAGAGATAATGCAGATTGCAGCTCAGTTCTTAAGGGGGTCTTTCACAAATGCTAGTGGAATATGGCATTTGTTCATTTCGAGACGAAGAATTTGACAATCAAACACCAATAGCAGGGTTATGAACGCGTCGggtgagaagaagggaagtACTACTGGATCCGTAACTACAGCTTCAATTTTAATGTCATATTGGTGCTTTTGCAAGTCATCTCAAAGTTGCAATTCAATGCTGTTTATATCGAGCACAAGGTTTAAAGAGACGAAACTTGCCGCAAACTTATTCAAAATAACCAGGTGAGTCAATTACCATCTATTTAAGCCATGTGATCGATACAAACAACATTGAATTGTAACTATGAAATAGTTTGCAAAAGCACTAATATTACCATAACAAAGGAGCGTGTATCTAGCATCTCAATTGGATGCGTGTATTCTGAAATTCCCATCTTTAACCGGTGCCTGTCTCAATCTAGCCGGCAAACCCATGTTAACTTACTATAGTTTCCAAATACAAAATgactcttcctcctcgcctgCCTGTATCTGTCTTTGCGAATATCAGTCTGAGCTACCGGTGAGGTGACTCTAGCTATTCGAGCCAGCCATGATAGCGCGGACTGGCTTTGATCCGACTCTTTGGTTTCGCTGTCTTCTACGCGGAATCAAGTTACTAATATTCCAGGCCTGTGATGTGTTCAAGATTCTCAAGTTTTACATACCACCTATACATAGGCAAGATGTGCATATCAGCCCTTATACCGGCGGAGACTTGCGTTCGAAGGTGATGGAATATTATTTCCGAAAACCAGAGCGCGCCGGAGGCAAATAACGGAATAGAATAAGCGTGTTTCTCAAGTGGCAGCAGTTGCATTATATACCCGGAACAAATGATCATAATAACTGAGAAGGATGCCCGTACAGGGCCACTGTAGTATTTTGAAATAGAAGTTAAGCAGAGCTAATAATTTCTTTGCAGTGTAGGGAATGGGGCAGCTCACCACACGAGATGGCTGTATGGGCGGTAAAGGAGAAGAATGCCAGTGAGGCCCCAAAAGATCATCGATCTTGAAGCAAAGGCCAGTCAGAATATTGCGTAACGGATAACAGGCTGAGATAAATGAACTGTACCCCGTTGTCACCGTTGGGCCCCACGAGTGATATTCTTGTTGTAACCCTAAGAACAGTATCGAGGGGATAGTCAAAAGGTgcggcagaagaagcaaggaCCACATTATTGTGTAGCGAAGTTATACT
The sequence above is drawn from the Trichoderma breve strain T069 chromosome 5, whole genome shotgun sequence genome and encodes:
- a CDS encoding cyclin domain-containing protein, coding for MLKTSPILSPSSASPSSFRNASRSSQDSGSSHPSQVPAISPKPAYLRRRLSSQSVAVSVSASSSALSPGHSRHTDASNSDLRSPSRASSSSSPSPSALPTTTTTKVIVTTTTNMGLNDDSHTSRPSPAQAQLYNALSPNKRRLTTASVTPEASSTPPAVASSSSAAPQAPPPTASPQTSKRARPEERPPIILPQKYEFCPVEHLVELIAHMLGELIATNDAIRISSGGLTRFHSRTPPGISVRDYLHRLARHATLTPPLLLAMVYYIDRLCAMYQEFTINTLTVHRFLITAATVAAKGLSDSFWNNTTYARVGGVRVAELRLLELEFLYRVDWRIVPNPEILVAYYQGLVQRAPGYELESDGSTENEDDEIDDDDNEEDVAQ